Below is a genomic region from uncultured Sunxiuqinia sp..
TACCTCTAAAACAAGTCGTTGTGTTTCTGCAAAAAGCTGTTCTGCACTCAAGGGTTTTGCCAAATCGGCTATGTGCATTGATGTCAAATTTCTCGGCAAGTTGTTTGCACTGCCTAGCTAATTTTTCGGCATTGCGAGCTACAAGCAACAGGTTATGTTTTCTTTCTGCTAGTTTATTTGCGATAGCTTCACCAATTCCTCCTGATGCACCTGTTATTATGGCAACTTTCATTTTTTCTATTATTTTAAATTTATGGTACAAAGGTTGGCTTATTCATAAACTCTAGTGAAGTGTTACACACAGTATATTCTAATTTTTTGTAGGGTCAAATTCCCATACATCATTCAAATCATATTGCCATTGACCATGACTAGAAAAAGCATATCCTTTTCCATCAATAGTTAAACTTAATCCAACATGCATTCTCTGAGGACAATCACTGTATCTAGTCCATTTATTATTTTCTAAATTATATTCCCAAATCTGATTATTTGCATACCCCTCTCCCCAATCACTTGTCTTGCCCAAGCCAGCATATAAATTATTTTTAATATTAAACTGACATGAACCATATTGAGAAGTACATGGAAAACTAGTTATATAATCCCATGAATTATCTGATGGGTTAAATCTGGAAATAGAAGTATTACCAGGGAAATAGCTATAATAAATATATCCAAAATTATTGTATGTGACGTACGAATAAGAATACGTTTCATGAACATTAGACGCTGTAACTGAAATCCAAGTATTGTTGTTTTCATTGTATTTAAATAGAGTTTCATCTATAAGCGAACCAATGTAAATTTCATTATTGATATAATAAA
It encodes:
- a CDS encoding SDR family NAD(P)-dependent oxidoreductase, with translation MKVAIITGASGGIGEAIANKLAERKHNLLLVARNAEKLARQCKQLAEKFDINAHSRFGKTLECRTAFCRNTTTCFRGRNAYQQCRDWFGRRIFRIISKISIGFNSAKYFILGGTYASIFASNAKAKNW